Proteins co-encoded in one Leishmania panamensis strain MHOM/PA/94/PSC-1 chromosome 22 sequence genomic window:
- a CDS encoding hypothetical protein (TriTrypDB/GeneDB-style sysID: LpmP.22.0670), whose product MLQATLVTRLFSKPIAQGYVAQLPRPLPGSKGRSWMRAMDANSDVRDFYTADEERYNAWYRETYGIEDLSDGSAASGAASNRLLDDTRNMQQAAEEYDLQGMREELEFWGDEFQHITQLR is encoded by the coding sequence ATGCTGCAGGCAACATTGGTTACCCGGCTTTTCTCGAAGCCCATCGCTCAGGGGtacgtggcgcagctgccaagGCCGCTGCCGGGGTCGAAGGGGCGTTCCTGGATGCGGGCGATGGATGCCAACAGTGACGTGCGCGACTTCTACACCGCAGACGAGGAGCGCTACAACGCATGGTACAGGGAGACGTACGGTATTGAGGACCTCTCGGACGGGTCGGCTGCGTCTGGAGCTGCATCAAACCGACTCCTGGACGACACCCGCAACATGCAGCAAGCGGCAGAGGAGTACGACTTGCAAGGTATGAGGGAGGAACTCGAATTCTGGGGTGACGAATTCCAGCACATTACTCAGCTCCGATAA
- a CDS encoding hypothetical protein (TriTrypDB/GeneDB-style sysID: LpmP.22.0660), whose translation MSWWNDFSTHRNNGVVDGSPRQRRHQSSDIFSLRKMVTHDTVDHHVHRASSASTQNRSVYIGKTNLSGAGVGGGFASHEPTWETSDHCSDAGSLWQTTTSVGSATRSDQLDVSDALSAWALPSLEEEQEEQSPAREPLPPLLLFPPAHAVNGVQSSFTMGDRRVSGSNSSSSNSSGVYSNGGSIAVPSFTTDYYEPSFMSGTGGVNASAATYTHGGHVLSSTNTIDDITSVVSGSIDDADEDILYDEMAVSTISSLIAALQVRGATNLAGGDALDVEDDEVKNAGGPSQHQHESSACDSYTQADTGRNVDITVNSAASMQQLKVGLTTMSSSSGAVFQDPSASFPLIASLNTTQSSSWRHSSNVYNDSTSGSAVGHNASCSSGLYEASLGEAPSGTVTSASGRAGSGASPRHHGSEMVPLRLTPSVLHNVLASFQSALVERSSDVKLPSSIGDLFSTSGWGTSSQNGSSSSGAAGGSRPYRYDSPTTQEEWGSQASTSPATAGVSVAATACGNKGDVLAVLDAPAMTRNGSPMMRGRVNSVVAHKLNLDVAARRAQLQDLRGSGCIPPAAANIDCTCTSDIHTPTLSAHGRLCVPQHVHTQELAASSDSSVDHVFAHTVSSVPGMLLGRHERGSGLATAEGFATLHHHTRTTSEVSLPAAAATYHGGSALQQRIDDRGCIAVVDPQRRKLHVPLSAIQTTKALNGRLKTPSLCLLYQSGRCRQGDNCYQVHIDTATVERLRVNVKSMPCCCFHHGDCNSYRMDCAAYEGRSLEIAGQFSVPLARVAYTAGLQRVLQDQQMCAPVNPSVLCRLHGQPSGCRFGADCRFVHICCLILQNELASIMANAVATWAASSTLAAAQQQQQQSRLGNGPSLFVDLMHSGLIPSSSGTMHGGANAAMLSFNDAASSAISGMDCSPSQVPQVIPVTTTAASSAFASRVPPPSQQQKSSTPSSVTVQPLPCAGTFLGPSAGTHYTLTTLQPQVSQVQTPAGRPSPLQASVPGSPASVCHAHMHTLSTQSNGSYQSYGGPTLKQTPSHSEVASPMSMGLLMSRSLTTFPATTTAMSSGSGGAFPSLAQSQLHHQATPPQRYQSSALAQQEPQLLHLPQLSQLSTSQQIYVQQMSADGSVSVVPITVMQDFGGGGL comes from the coding sequence ATGAGTTGGTGGAACGATTTCTCCACACACCGCAACAATGGTGTTGTGGATGggtcgccgcggcagcgacggcatcAATCTTCCGATATCTTCTCACTACGGAAGATGGTTACGCACGACACTGTTGATCACCATGTGCACCGTGCGAGCAGCGCCAGTACCCAGAATAGGAGCGTCTACATAGGCAAGACAAACCTTagcggcgccggcgtcggtggcggcTTCGCCTCACATGAGCCAACCTGGGAGACATCGGACCACTGTAGCGACGCCGGCTCTCTGTGGCAAACAACGACCAGCGTTGGCAGCGCAACGAGGTCGGATCAGCTTGACGTGTCGGATGCCTTGTCTGCATGGGCCTTGCCGTccctggaggaggagcaggaggaacAGTCACCAGCACGGGAACCTCTTCCGCCACTCTTGCTATTCCCTCCGGCGCACGCTGTGAACGGCGTTCAGTCCTCCTTCACAATGGGTGACCGACGTGTCTCTGGCtcaaacagcagcagcagcaacagcagcggcgtctaCAGCAACGGCGGGTCCATCGCTGTTCCTAGCTTTACAACAGACTACTACGAGCCATCCTTTATGAGCGGAACGGGTGGTGTCAacgccagcgctgccacgtACACTCACGGCGGCCATGTTCTAAGCAGCACAAACACAATCGATGACATTACAAGCGTagtcagcggcagcattgATGACGCTGACGAGGACATCCTTTATGACGAGATGGCCGTCAGCACCATATCGAGCCTCATCGCAGCTCTTCAGGTGCGTGGCGCAACCAACCTGGCTGGAGGTGACGCACTCGATGTTGAGGATGACGAAGTGAAGAACGCTGGCGGCCCTAGTCAACACCAACATGAGTCGTCCGCATGCGACTCGTACACTCAAGCAGACACCGGCAGGAATGTTGACATAACCGTGAACTCTGCCGCATCTATGCAGCAACTGAAGGTGGGTCTCACTACTATGAGCTCGAGCTCAGGGGCTGTTTTTCAGGACCCCAGCGCCAGCTTTCCCCTGATTGCCAGTCTCAACACCacgcaaagcagcagctggcgtcacagcagcaacgtaTACAACGATAGTActagcggcagcgccgtcggtCACAatgcgagctgcagcagcggtctCTACGAGGCTTCACTGGGAGAGGCACCATCTGGTACCGTTACCAGCGCGAGTGGGCGTGCGGGATCAGGAGCAAGTCCGCGTCACCACGGAAGCGAGATGGTTCCTCTGCGACTCACCCCGTCCGTGCTGCACAACGTCCTCGCTAGCTTCCAGTCTGCGTTGGTGGAGCGCTCCAGCGACGTGAAGCTGCCGAGTTCTATTGGCGACCTCTTCAGCACGTCAGGATGGGGCACCAGCTCACAAAACGGCAGCAGTAgtagcggtgctgcgggcgGCAGCCGACCGTACCGCTACGACTCTCCGACGACGCAAGAGGAGTGGGGCTCGCAAGCCTCGACTTCTCCTGCGACCGCTGGGGTCTCTGTCGCGGCAACGGCGTGCGGCAACAAGGGCGATGTGTTAGCCGTGTTGGATGCTCCTGCCATGACCCGTAACGGCAGCCCAATGATGCGTGGTCGTGTCAACTCTGTTGTGGCACACAAGCTCAACCTCGATGTGGCTGCgcgccgcgcgcagctgcaggacttgcgcggcagcggttgcatcccgcctgctgcagcgaaTATTGACTGCACATGCACCTCCGATATCCACACCCCGACGCTCTCTGCTCATGGCCGACTGTGCGTACCGcagcacgtacacacgcaggaACTGGCAGCCTCGTCTGACTCGAGTGTGGACCACGTCTTCGCACACACTGTCTCATCCGTACCGGGTATGCTGCTGGGTCGCCACGAGCGAGGGTCGGGTTTGGCGACAGCAGAGGGCTTTGCGACGCTGCATCACCACACGCGGACGACGAGCGAGGTGTcgctgccagcagcggccgccacATACCACGGCGGCAgtgccctgcagcagcgcattgaCGACCGTGGATGCATTGCGGTGGTCGATCCCCAGCGGCGCAAGCTGCACGTGCCACTGTCCGCCATCCAAACGACAAAGGCACTGAACGGCCGCCTAAAAACGCCATCGCTTTGCCTGCTCTACCAGTCAGGCCGCTGTCGGCAAGGCGACAACTGCTACCAAGTGCACATCGACACAGCCACGGTGGAGCGACTGCGCGTCAACGTGAAAAGTATgccgtgctgctgttttCATCACGGGGACTGCAACAGCTACCGGATGGACTGCGCCGCATACGAAGGGCGTTCTTTGGAGATTGCCGGACAGTTTTCAGTCCCTCTGGCCCGCGTCGCCTACACGGCCGGCTTGCAGCGGGTGCTGCAAGACCAGCAGATGTGCGCACCAGTGAACCCATCCGTGCTGTGCCGCCTGCATGGCCAACCGAGTGGGTGTCGCTTCGGGGCGGACTGCAGGTTTGTGCACATCTGCTGCTTGATCCTACAAAATGAGCTGGCCAGCATCATGGCGAACGCTGTGGCTACCTGGGCAGCATCGTCCACCCTGGCAgctgcccagcagcagcagcagcagtcgcggCTGGGCAACGGGCCGTCGCTCTTTGTGGACTTGATGCACAGCGGGCTTATTCCATCATCATCTGGGACGATGCACGGCGGAGCCAACGCGGCCATGCTGAGTTTCAACGacgctgcctcctccgccatctcTGGCATGGACTGTTCTCCATCCCAGGTGCCTCAGGTGATCCCCGTcactaccaccgctgcgtcgAGCGCCTTTGCGAGCCGCGTGCCTCCCCCGTCTCAGCAGCAGAAGTCTTCTACCCCCTCCTCGGTAACTGTGCAGCCACTTCCCTGCGCTGGCACATTTTTAGGTCCGTCCGCTGGCACCCACTACACGCTTACTACGCTGCAGCCGCAAGTCTCACAAGTTCAGACACCTGCCGGTAGGCCTTCCCCACTGCAAGCCTCTGTGCCTGGGTCGCCGGCGTCAGTGTGCCACGCCCACATGCATACCCTCAGCACACAGAGCAATGGCAGCTACCAGTCCTACGGGGGTCCTACACTCAAGCAGACGCCGAGCCATAGCGAGGTAGCATCACCCATGAGCATGGGACTGCTCATGTCGCGCAGCTTGACTACTTTCCCGGCGACCACAACAGCAATGAgtagtggcagcggcggtgccttCCCATCCTTGGCGCAAAGCCAGCTCCATCACCAAGCAACACCTCCGCAGCGCTACCAATCCTCTGCGttggcgcagcaggagccgCAACTCCTGCACCTTCCGCAACTCAGTCAACTGTCCACCTCTCAGCAGATTTACGTCCAGCAAATGAGCGCGGACGGCAGCGTCTCCGTTGTTCCCATCACTGTCATGCAGGActttggcggtggcgggtTGTAA